Proteins from a genomic interval of Acipenser ruthenus unplaced genomic scaffold, fAciRut3.2 maternal haplotype, whole genome shotgun sequence:
- the LOC131731645 gene encoding arf-GAP with dual PH domain-containing protein 1-like: MMSVNNERAVSVLKEIRQKHGNSVCADCGETDPEWASCSLGIFVCLTCSGIHRNIPKLSKVKSLTLARWEDSEIEFMAENGNTAVCAKYEAEVPVYYYRPTQKDCQVLKEQWIRAKYEREEFTAGGGEDLPYEKGSREGLLWKRGRDNGQFLHRKFVLSDRDGTLKYFHRHDAKEPKAIIKVDTLNATFQPSKIGNPNGLQLSFLKDYSTRNIFIYHENSKEIVDWFNSIRALQLRYLQVAFPGASDLELMPKLTRNFLKEGYMEKTGPRHTEGFKKRWFTLDHRRLMYFKDPLDAFAKGEVFIGHRDLGYSVKAGLPAGTHCNGAWQHGITIATPERSFLLTCETERDQQDWISHLESLLQRTMSPQEYAMEAVFKHKP; encoded by the exons ATCCGGAATGGGCTTCGTGTTCCTTGGGAATTTTCGTCTGTCTCACCTGTTCTGGAATCCATCGGAACATTCCCAAACTGAGTAAAGTGAAATCTTTAACCCTCGCGCGATGGGAGGACTCAGAGATCGAG TTCATGGCTGAAAATGGCAATACTGCGGTCTGTGCAAAATACGAAGCTGAGGTTCCAGTGTATTACTACAGACCGACGCAAAAGGACTGCCA GGTTTTGAAAGAGCAGTGGATTCGAGCGAAGTACGAACGAGAGGAGTTCACTGCAGGAGGAGGGGAGGACCTGCCCTACGAgaaag GCTCCAGAGAGGGGCTGCTGTGGAAGAGAGGACGGGACAACGGGCAGTTCCTGCACAGGAAATTCGTGCTGTCCGACAGAGACGGGaccctgaaatacttccacagacacgat GCCAAGGAGCCCAAAGCCATCATCAAAGTGGACACCCTGAACGCCACCTTCCAGCCGAGCAAGATAGGGAACCCCAACGGCCTGCAGCTGAGCTTCCTGAAGGACTACAGCACCAGAAACATCTTCATCTACCATGAGAACAGCAAG GAGATCGTTGACTGGTTCAATTCTATCAGGGCTCTTCAGCTTCGGTACTTACAGGTTGCCTTTCCTGGCGCGAGCGATTTAGAA TTGATGCCGAAACTGACCAGGAACTTTCTCAAAGAAGGCTACATGGAGAAAACCGGACCGCGG CACACAGAAGGGTTTAAGAAGCGCTGGTTCACGCTGGATCACAGGCGCCTCATGTATTTCAAGGATCCGCTG gacgCCTTTGCGAAGGGAGAGGTGTTCATTGGTCACCGGGACCTGGGCTACAGCGTGAAGGCGGGACTTCCTGCCGGGACCCACTGCAACGGCGCCTGGCAACACGGCATCACCATAGCAACGCCGGAACGCAGCTTCCTGCTTACCTGTGAGACCGAGAGAGACCAGCAGGACTGGATCAGCCACCTCGAGAGCCTGCTGCAGCGCACCATGTCGCCACAAGAGTACGCCA TGGAGGCTGTCTTCAAACACAAGCCCTGA
- the LOC131731646 gene encoding urotensin-2 receptor-like, with amino-acid sequence MDDIGEALSTNHTPNASSSSPAQGPLLVTSVLGATLTLMCLLGATGNIYILAVSSTPLWKAGSLHLYIVNLALADLLYLSTIPFVVSTYFTRDWLFGETGCRVLLSLDLLAAHGSVFTLTAMSAERYRAVARPFRARRSPKRYRALVAAGIWLASFLLTLPMMVMIRLRKSPATSKRICFPTWKPEAFKAYLTVLFSTSVLAPGFALACLYGRLARAYWTSEARVRSTKRRLKHRVACLTFGIVVAYWACFLPFWAWQLAKLYSQDALRSLSDDAHAYVNFSVTCLTYGNSCINPFLYTLLSKNYRDYTRQKRQPSTGTGASSGAGGDCAVPGGGREASGGGGCSGKGEIG; translated from the coding sequence ATGGACGACATCGGGGAAGCCCTGTCGACCAACCACACCCCCAACGCCTCTTCCAGCAGCCCCGCCCAGGGGCCCCTGCTGGTCACCTCTGTGCTGGGGGCCACCCTGACCCTCATGTGCCTGCTGGGGGCCACGGGGAACATCTACATCCTGGCAGTGAGCAGCACCCCTCTCTGGAAAGCGGGCTCCCTGCACCTCTACATCGTCAACCTGGCCCTGGCTGACCTCCTCTACCTGTCCACCATCCCCTTCGTGGTCAGCACCTACTTCACCCGCGACTGGCTGTTCGGAGAAACCGGTTGCCGGGTGCTGCTCAGCCTGGACCTGCTGGCCGCCCACGGCAGCGTCTTCACCCTGACGGCGATGAGCGCTGAGCGGTACCGCGCGGTCGCACGCCCCTTCCGCGCCCGGAGGTCGCCCAAAAGGTACCGGGCTCTGGTGGCCGCGGGGATCTGGCTGGCTTCCTTCCTCCTCACCCTGCCCATGATGGTGATGATCCGCCTTCGGAAAAGCCCGGCCACTTCCAAACGGATCTGCTTCCCCACTTGGAAGCCGGAAGCCTTCAAGGCCTACCTGACTGTTCTGTTCTCCACCAGCGTCCTGGCACCCGGGTTCGCCCTGGCCTGCCTCTACGGTCGGTTAGCCAGAGCCTACTGGACGTCCGAAGCCAGGGTGCGCTCCACCAAGCGACGGCTGAAACACAGAGTGGCCTGCCTGACCTTCGGTATCGTGGTCGCGTACTGGGCCTGCTTCCTGCCCTTCTGGGCGTGGCAGCTGGCCAAGCTCTACTCCCAGGATGCCTTGCGGTCCCTGTCGGACGACGCCCACGCTTACGTCAACTTCTCCGTCACCTGCTTGACCTACGGCAACAGCTGCATCAATCCTTTCCTCTACACCTTGCTGAGCAAGAATTACAGGGACTACACGAGACAGAAACGGCAGCCCTCCACTGGGACCGGTGCGAGCAGCGGGGCTGGGGGGGACTGCGCTgtcccagggggagggagggaggcgagcgggggggggggctgttctgGAAAAGGGGAAATCGGCTAG